The genomic window AAAGCATAAGAATCCTAATCACCTTTTCCATGACCTCCAAAGCCAAAAGAGGGGAGAAGGAACTTAGGGGATGCTTTCTACCACTGGAAAATTGGTCTTTGTTACAACACTGGCAGCTCTGCTTGGAAAGAATTACTGGATATCTAGTTCATCTTAATGTAGAACAAATTCTTCCACCACAGGGACTGACTAAGGGCTTTCATTGAAAGAATTACTGATATGGCACATAGAGCTTAATGAGAGATGAGGACAATGGGACAGCGCAGGCTACAAAGAGTCATAAATATTCCTCTGGAAGTACAGACCACAGGAGTGTTTATTAGCATGGGACACATGTTTTCTCTACTAAATCTAGCCTGCATTAATCATTTACTTTTCCATACAGAGAAGACTATAGAATTGGTGATGAAAGGTTACTGAGACTCAGATCACTCTTTAAGCTATTTTACAATCCCGTAGGTTGTCTGTTAATTAAACATACAATTGTGAGTCAATGATAAGCCTTTAATAAACATGCACAAGGCAGTCTAGAAACTAACAGGAGTGAGATCTTAGCTTGCTGAGTTGATCAGAGGAGATTCACAGAGGAGATGAAGCGTACTGGGCCTATAGATTTAAACAGTATTGTAGAAACTAAGGAGGACAGCAGAGAACCTTAGGTCATTTCTTTAGGTTGGAGTATAAATTTGGCTGATAGAGATACGGATGGAGAGGGAGATAAGGACCAGATCCTTGGGATTTAATAAGTCACAGACAAAATTGAATGCTATTTACATCTTATAAGTGTTTATTTATATTGGTGCTAATTCAAACAAgtataataaatatgaaaatggtAGCCATGATAATAAGAGCAGTCAATGCCTACTGTTTGCTACATAAATTCTCTGATATAATTATATGAACaaccctcattttacagattagaGAATTAAGACAGTGAATTAAATAGATTGAACAAAGTTAGTTTATGACAGACAGAGCCTGCAATTCTTAACtttcacacaagcacacacacccacacacatatacatatatttatatatatatatatatagagagagagagagagagagagagagagagagagacgggaagGTACACTAATACACACAGTAGATATGTATATGTTTTACAAAAATTCCTATGACCCCAAAGAAAGAATACATGTGTCACAGGAGGTATTGTATTTTCTGTCCTCACAATTGTGGACTCAGCAAACACGCCGGCCGtaacggccacttggggggtgaaccaatggaaaaagaaagacttttctctctgtctctctctctatcactgtctaattctgcctgtcaaaaaaaaaaaaagagaaagaaagaaagaaagaaagaaagaaaagaattgcaTAGTTCTCTCATTTGTgacatttttaatcttttcatgtttttcatactAGGAGAGAATAGAAATGTTAGACATATCAATGACTACATATCATAGGCTTCTAGTTGGCCTTCTGTGTGGCAAAGTCTCCTACTCAATAAAGCATAGGCACATGTGGGGAATAAGCCACAACTTCAATTATGCATTCCAGGCATCGATGTTGGTTCACATCTTTTATCCAGCAGTCCTCAAATTATCTGACTATTCATTTTTTCACCAAAGTACAGTTACTTGAGCAAACAGTCCTAAATCCCATTGGGAAAGAATAATGAAATCAGTATTGTGGATAAGTATCACACTGTTATTAGAAACTCCTACCTTGAGACCAGTTTACATCAGTCATTTAATTTTGAGTCTAAAACTACTTCATATATAGAGACTGGCCAAGAACTTATAAACCACTGATAGGCTTCTGCTCCTAGCTTCATGATCATCTGTCTTCTATTCTGCAGATATGAGCTAAATATCACCATATTAACTTATTATTTCCCTCTTACAAATGATAAAAATTTCAACTATTTCCATAAAATGTTAACtgtttttgcttctctgtgtcttggctttcatttGCTGCTGTTCTGATCTTATTACGTATCATTATAATTGTCCTCCATAGTAGCTTCTGTAATTTGGGGATAGTATCTTCCCCATTTCTGTCATGGAGTAGTTAATAGAAAACTCTCTCCTAACACCAATTCTGGTCTCCATAAGAAAACCACCATTGATTTCTGATTCTGGTGTTACTCTCACCAACCCGATCCTTAAGCTtaggaaacagaagaaacagtgtgtcctccaggtcttcctgtgGTGCATAATTACTGTCAGATCTTCTGGCTGTATATAACCTATTCTTGCAGAAGACTCACTCCTGAATCGTTTAATTCCTTCCTTTACCATATACTATTcttatctcttaattttttgAATATGAAAGTATCAGTTTTCATATGTGTTTGTGATAACCTTAAAAAATTGTACCAGATCATCAGGGACTTTCTGTGTACCAAATACATATGTTGGGAGAGTGCTCACAAGTAATTTTTACTCTTCCTAACCTAATTGTGCTTTCCAGTCCTTTGGTTGAAGTATATTCAGTATACAATAACATGCTTAATTTGCTGTATCTTGCTGGTACATGTAATCTTGTTCTTACAGCTCCTATAAAGCATCATCCCTTTCTTCTCTCATCAAGCCCAGCACCTTACTATTTCATTATGATGCAAATTATCCCTAAATATAGGCCTTGCATCAGCAAAGTAGGTGATGATAGGGCCTGAGAGGGGCACATACTGGCTTGAAGGGATCACGCCTCTACAGTATTCCAAAGAACTGGGGAAGAGAGAAGATACTAACACTTAGGAAGGAGAGATATTTCTTACTTCTGCATTATCAGAAGTTGCAGAATAGTTTGTGGAAGTCAAAATCCTTGGGTCTATCCACTAATATTTATCTCATGTACTAGGGCCTAGGTTTTCACTTCTAGGACCTTGATCTTAGTATCGGAAACCTGCCATGGCTGGATGTTTATCTTTGCTGAAGTTCAGTCTCTCTACAATTAAGTCCTGATATTGGTTTTTAGCTTCCTCTATGCTCTGCTGTAGGAAATGAGAGCTTATTAGTTTACTATTAAGAAACCCACTTGCTTTCATGCTTGACTTACAATTGCCTAACACTCATCCCTGTCAATTTTCTTTCCACAGAGCATCAGTGACACTGTCACAGCATCTGGAATGATATCAAGTCCAACCAAGAGACCCAAATGTAAGCAAAGAAAGTCAACTAAGTAGAACCCTAACAATCTGACTCTCTTGTTCTTTCCCAGACTTTACTCCATAGGTGATAGGTGATTCTAGTCTGACAGAGTGTGATGTCATGCCCTGTCAAAGTTGAAACTGCCTTAGTGGTGATATCTGAGATGCTCTGGCAAAGTCCTCCTAGACATGGtacagaacttaaaaaaaaaaaaaaggcattattcATTATACTCTTCTCTGCAATGAGGAGAAAACATGGGCCTGGGGGTAGAAACAGTGTCACCATCACTAAACAGTACCTCCAGTTACCCACACAAGGAATCTGTGTTTTCTACCCTGTGCTGAGCATTGTGGTTTAGGGACCCTGGTTCCAGAGGTGGAGTATTATGCCAACAGGCCTGCAatccttttaaaacttcatttgGAGTTGCCACCATGTTATTCTAAGATACCAGGAAGTAAAGAAAGGAATTAACTGACCCTAATAATCAGGATGACTTAGTACCACTGACATTCAATGTGGCAATGCAGTCAAGTGAAAATATGCTTATAGTTAGATGATTCTTGGGCATATTTTGATACGTCTTGCCtggttttgaatgaataaatgaaaagtcACAGTTTGAGAAATCTATGGTGACTGAGGATGAAATACTAGTTTACAGTAATGGGAATCTAAAATTATAGAAGAGAGGTAGTATATAATAGTCAGAGGCTCAGGACAGCAGCAACATAGGGATCTGTAGATCACCATATTCCTCATCCTACTTTCCTTTCACagtgaataaaataaagttgCATGATTCCTAAGGAAGCTGCTTCCAGAGTTTATTCCAGAGTGTTTAGGTCCAATGGTTTTTTGTCTGTAGTTGATGCCATAGTACATCACTGGCATAGCATCCTGCCAGGCCAGAATCAGCTCCCACTTCTCTAGTAAGAATGTTACAGATTACAGGTCTCATATGAGTGTTTCTTAAGAATTTCTGTCCTCTGATCGGAGTCACCTTTCTCAAAGTCATGTGCCCTCCACATGAAAAACCACATGCAATGACCAGTCAATAGGTATTTACAAAGGTCCAGACCTTTCTTGCATTCACAAAAATTCTGAAAGGAAGTCAGACATCTTGGTTCCAGAGATTGAAGGATTGGAGGATTGGAGGATGCTTTCATTATAATTAATGGAGTTCAACTTCTCTCTCCACTAGTTCCATTTCCTTCTTGCCTACTTGGCTGTTTAACTTGAGAGCACACCCTGAATAAACTTCTGTACACAAATGCTTACTCCAGTgtttaattaaaagaaatccaGCTTGGAACTACCtaattatcaaaaacaaatacaagtgacacaaaaagaaaaattctttgcAAATGACATCTCAAATAAAAGACTGATTTGTTTGACATGAAAAGGACTctcaaaagtaataaataaaatttaaatggacAAAAGATTCCATAAACTGaaccttaaaaagaaattcaaattttcttGAACATACAAAGAAGACTAACATGTTTCTTTTTGTAAAGTGACAATCACATTTACCAGTAAAAAGCGAAAACAAATCTTCTAGTGGTATAAAATAATcactttagaaaatgaaatttgccCAATTCTCTAGAAGAACCTGAAACTGCAAGGGAGAGAGCAATTAATTCTGTTGTCTGGAGCAAGGGAGGCCTTAAAAGGTATTAACCATATGGCTAATCTACATGCATAGTGGGAATACAGTGAATTATTCTTGAGTCTACTCTCATTTAAGGGCTCACTTGTGTGAAAGACCTGTGGGATTCTAGAACCTCTAGATATAGCTAGCTCCCTGAGTTGTCATCCCTAGAAGCCTCTGTTCAATTAAAAAGTGTCAGGGGAGAAGGCAAGAATCAGACTATTATAATCTATACTTGTGCCTTATAACTTGTATTGGTTTCATCCTGACTTCATCTCAGTTGAACTTGAATGTGCATCTCAAATGGTAGTCATCATGGTAAGTATTGAAAACCTTAATGTTTCAACTGTGAATCTCATCAATCCAGGGCATTTGGATAAATGTCTTAATCCTAATAACCTATTACAATTTCTCGGTTTAGATGTGTTTCTACCTATACGTGGCtggataaaaacattttattttattagaaagcgTGCCCTTTTTAGAGAATctaaagaaaaacagagacataAGCACATGATCTTCCATTATTCTGTCTTAACTCAAAAGGGCATACACTACTACATTCTCTAGTTCATAAAATATGTTAAGGGAACCAAAAGTCACCACATATTTGAAGTAACACATACAGAATTTTGGTCAATAATGAAGATAGATTAAAATTCAGTATATATACAGACATTGTTAAATATAAAATTGTTCATCATGttctttatattatatatagtgttgtatatattatatatagtgtTTATTGTGGAAAGGTTAGTATTATTGACACCATCtcatgtcttttcatttttttaagattttatttatttatttgagaggtagagttacagacaatgagagggaaagacagagagaaaggtcttccttccgttggttcactccccagatggccacaacagccagagctgtgccgatccaaagccaggagccaggtgcttcttcccagtctcccatgcgggtgcaggggcccaaacacgtgggccatcctctattgcttccccaggcaataacagagagctgggttggaagaggggcaccaggaCTAAATCAGGTGCCCACGTGgtatgctggcacctcaggcagaggattaacctactgtaccatggcTCCGCCCCATCCATCTCATGTCTTGAGtatattttgcaccaaataaacttatctttttattccattttttctatgaactcttttaAAAGGACCTCATGTCCTCAGTTTTCCACTGAACACTTCTCTCACTTCATTCAGATTAGCATCAGAAGCAAGTCTTGAGACTTAGAGGACATTAAGTCTGAAAAATAGCTCTCTATTGATAGTTTAACCACTTTATACAACTGAATTAGTGTTTACAGCAGACATGCTGTAAAAAAATATGCTCCATTGAAAAATGTATAGGAACATATATGCCAGATAGATAACAGGCTTTAGTGAAAACACATAATTGTGCATTGGAGTTAAAGCCTTGGGTCCACTTGACTTCTAGTTTGGGGACATACTGATGGTTGGTAGTTTAATACCTGTGTAGGACTCAGCATGATAGTTCTCTGTGTGTCTAAACTGTTCCAGATTGGGCATAAAGATGTTAAACTGCAAGGGATGTGGAAATAGTTATCATTACAGCTGAAGTCAATGCCCAAAACAAGGCCGGTCTTGGAATAGGTAGGAAAAAATGGTCAAAGCTGTACTcatttctcatttgaaaaaaaatcttttaactgttatttaaaaaCCTAGTAATATGGCAAACTTCAGGAAAAGAGCAACAGTCAATTACCATGTCTAATTGTGGGTCATATGAAAAATACAGcatcagaaaaacagagaaatttcCCCTGAAGATGAGATTACAAACAAAATTCAAACACAGATATGAAGACAGACACTATGAAAGAAACTCTGTTTTCAATTATAATGAATAAGGAATTGAGGAGCTGTTAATCAAAGTGTACAACATTTCTGTtgggaaaaataatatttagagaTCCATTGAACAACATGGTACCTATAGTTACTGATAATGTGCTATATATTTCAGTTACTGAAAGAGTAAATTCCAAATGTTCTCACAAAAATCAGTATATGAGGTGTCAGAGATGTAACCACAGAACATGTACATATATCAGAACATCACAGTGTATCTCAAAAATATGTAGTTGTAACTTATCAATTAAAAGTAACAATATCCattcatgaaaaaagaaataggaaatgaaactaaaatgaattttaaagtagATATGAAAGATCCTCAAAATTGAAAGGAAATGtagcaagaataaaataaatgaaacactgTGGAGAGATTGGTAGATATGAATGAAATGAAAGGTCATTTAAGATAACCTTCACTCAAAAACAAAatagttgaaagaaaaataataaataggatATATTTAAGACAATACACATGTGAAAACAGAActtaataaataaggaaataatagtAAGAGATGCACCAGAAATGGAACACAAGTGAATGAAGAATTTGAAAATACGAAGCAATCTAGCTAGAAAATTAGACTGAggaatttctatatttttcaccAAGATAGACTGCTTAATACACATTATTAAAAGGTGTTGACGATATCCAAAGTAAAAGAAATGTATGACTTTCTCATTAGAAATGCTTACCAAGTTCtaagcaaaataaattaattataaactCCTACCTGTGCACTAGATATTGCAGTACAGAACATCGATAATAAAGAGAATATCTAAAAGCTTTCATGTTAGCAAGAACTCAATATATATTGAGTCCATTGAGAAGTTTTTATTGAAGGATTTCTTTTCAGAAGTGTGTACATTATGGTAACAACAGGAAATGCAGAAGAATTCAATGATCTATGGAAAAGAGGGGACCTGAACAGGaaaaaagcagcataagatgattACAGGGctctacaataaaatttataatgtTCTTCTACATGGCCAGTAACCactatgaaaaatagaaaaaaaatctagaataaatgaaattcagCAAAAACATCATAAAGATTATGAAAAGCATATTTTATAAGCAACAGAAAATCTATGGAAAAATGACAACATAttttgagaaaggaaaaagaaaatttgagaaaagaaaagtaaaacacaTAGTTACATTAaaagacataaatatatttttctggaATTTATGTAAATTAACTGagattttaaatacattattatcaatatttacataaaaatcaaagtgtcatatttttaagttgataataaGTACCCTCACAATTATCTTTGCCAAACGAATTTCTTTGTATAGGACTTGTATGTTAcctgtatttattttaagattagatttttaaatcagtttgctttcattttctgttttttcttttaattacatATTGATGTTTACTTCTTgacctatttctctttctttaggtTTGTATCTGAGAATCATGTCCCTTTTACTTGGTTTCACAAGGCCACAATGATTTCAAAAGCAAAGAGTCAGCTTTTAAGCCAACCTACTTGCACCATCACAAGAAGACTGTTCTGAGCCTTTCATCTTGATTACCTCACATATTGAGATGTCCATACTCAACATCTCTGAGATTGAAATCTCTACTTTCTATTTAGTTGGGTTCCCAGGGTTGGAATCTGCCAATATTTGGATTTCTATCCCCATTTGTCTTGTGTACATCATTGCTATCCTGGGAAACTGTACCATcctatttttcataaaaacagaGCCTTCTTTGCATGAGCCCATGTACTATTTCCTCTCCATGTTGGCTCTCTCTGACCTAggactttccttctcttctctccctacCATGCTGAGAATTTTCTTGTTCAATGCTCCAGGAATTTCTCTTGATGCCTGCTTTGCGCAAGAGTTTTTCATCCATGGATTCTCAGCTATGGAGTCTTCTGTGCTTCTCATTATGTCTTTTGATCGCTTCATTGCCATCTGCAACCCTCTGAGATATACCACCATTCTTACCAGTGCCAGAGTCACTCAAATTGGACTTGCCTtttctctcaaaaattttttgttgATTCTTCCTTTTCCTATCACTTTAAAACATCTAAGATACTGTAAGAAGAACCTCCTGTCCCATGCCTACTGCCTCCATCAGGATGTCATGAAGCTGGCCTGCTCTGACAACAAGGTCAATGTCATCTATGGCTTATTTGTGGCTCTCTCAGGCATCTTAGacataacatttattttcatgtccTATGTGATGATACTGAAAGCAGTGTTAAGCATAGCATCCCAAAAGGAAAGGTTCAAGGTCCTCAACACCTGTGTTTCCCACGTCTGTGCTGTGCTCATCTTCTACGTGCCTAttatctccctttctgtcatcTACCGGTTATCCAAACACAGTTCTCCAATCAGCAGAATCCTTATGGCTGATGTTTTCCTCCTGGTGCCTCCACTGATGAACCCCATTGTGTACTGTGTGAAGAGTCAGCAGATAAGAAGCCTGATTGTAGGGAAACTGCGCCAGAAGTAAAGCTCACTGGGATGCTTCACCTCATGGAAACCCAACCAGTAACTGACAGGACAATAACCAGATTGATTCAACCAGGAACCATACTAAAGGAAGGAAAATGGGTCGAGAAGTAGACACcaatatataattaaaagaaaaaacttcttGATTTGTAAAAGGAAAAGCTTGCATTTTTGAGAAAGTTAAATCTAGTGtgagacacaaacattcaaaagcacaattttttcaacttttatttaatgaatataaatttccaaagtacgatttatggattacaatggcttccccccccataccgtccctcccacccacaaccctcccctttcccactccctctccccttccattcacatcaagattcattttcgattatcttaatatacagaagatcagcttagtatacattaagtaaggatttcaacagtttgctcccacacagaaacataaagtgaaaaataatagatgatttttttaaatgatgatgaaatcagatcagacctattgtcatgtttaatcccagtgagagtcaagttgggagttaataatttctttttttttttttttacagaggatcagtttagtatgcattaagtaaagatttcaatagtttgcacccccatagaaacacaaagtgaaatatattgtttgagtacttgttatagcattaaatctcaatgcacagcacattaaggacagagatcctacatgaggagtaagtgcacagtgactcctgttgttgactttaccaattgatactcctgtctatggcatcagtaatctccctatgctccagtcatgagtttccaaggctatggaagccctctgagttctccgactcttatcttgtttagacaaggtcatagtcaaagtggaggttctctcctcccttcagagaaaggtacctccttctttgatgacctgttctttccactgggatctcactcgcagagatcttttgccagagtgtcttggctttccatgcctgaaatactctcatgggcttttcagccagatccaaatgactttagggctgattctgaggccagagtgctatttaggacatctgccattctatgagtctgctgagtatctcacttcccatgttggatcactctcccctttatttattctatcggttagtgttagcaggtactagacttgtttatgtgctccctttgactcttagtcctttcattatgataaattgtgaactgaaattgatcgcttggaatagtgagatggcattggtacatgccaccttgatgggattgaattggaatcccctggtatgtttctaactctaccatttgcggcaagtcagcttgagcatgtcccaaattgtacatctcttccgtctcttattcctactcttatgtttaacagggatcacctttcagttaattttcaacacttaagaataactgtgtattaattacagaattaaaccagtcatattaagtagaacagacaaaaaaaaatactaagagggataatgtattaagttgttcattaacagtcagggctatgctgatcaagtcaccgtttcccacagtgtccatttcacttcaacaggtttcctttttggtgttcagtcagttgtcaccgatcagggagaacatatggtatttgtccctttgggactggcttatttcactcagcatgatgtgttccagattcctccattttgttgcaaatgactggatttcgttgtttcttactgcggtatagtattctaaagagtacatatcccataatttctttatccagtctaccgttgatgggcatttaggttggttccaggtcttagctattgtgaattgagctgcaataaacattagggtgcagaccgcttttttgtttgccaatttaaattcctttgggtaaattccaaggagtgggatggctgggtcgaacggtagggttatcttcaggtttctgaggaatctccagactgacttccatagtggcttgaccagtttgcattcccaccaacagtgggttagtgtccctttttccccacatcctcgccagcatctgttgttggtagatttctgcatgtgagccat from Oryctolagus cuniculus chromosome 1, mOryCun1.1, whole genome shotgun sequence includes these protein-coding regions:
- the LOC100348626 gene encoding olfactory receptor 51A4-like isoform X1, with the translated sequence MSILNISEIEISTFYLVGFPGLESANIWISIPICLVYIIAILGNCTILFFIKTEPSLHEPMYYFLSMLALSDLGLSFSSLPTMLRIFLFNAPGISLDACFAQEFFIHGFSAMESSVLLIMSFDRFIAICNPLRYTTILTSARVTQIGLAFSLKNFLLILPFPITLKHLRYCKKNLLSHAYCLHQDVMKLACSDNKVNVIYGLFVALSGILDITFIFMSYVMILKAVLSIASQKERFKVLNTCVSHVCAVLIFYVPIISLSVIYRLSKHSSPISRILMADVFLLVPPLMNPIVYCVKSQQIRMRVVAKLCKKQI
- the LOC100348626 gene encoding olfactory receptor 51A4-like isoform X2; this encodes MSILNISEIEISTFYLVGFPGLESANIWISIPICLVYIIAILGNCTILFFIKTEPSLHEPMYYFLSMLALSDLGLSFSSLPTMLRIFLFNAPGISLDACFAQEFFIHGFSAMESSVLLIMSFDRFIAICNPLRYTTILTSARVTQIGLAFSLKNFLLILPFPITLKHLRYCKKNLLSHAYCLHQDVMKLACSDNKVNVIYGLFVALSGILDITFIFMSYVMILKAVLSIASQKERFKVLNTCVSHVCAVLIFYVPIISLSVIYRLSKHSSPISRILMADVFLLVPPLMNPIVYCVKSQQIRSLIVGKLRQK